From Xiphophorus maculatus strain JP 163 A chromosome 12, X_maculatus-5.0-male, whole genome shotgun sequence, the proteins below share one genomic window:
- the znf367 gene encoding zinc finger protein 367 yields MADSKHPHVIFCNDSPKRVLVSVIKTPIKPRKVETLTPTSPGFSDFMVYPWKWGENAHNVTLSPGSASGAASPTGSQTAREADTAPSPDQIKDGIRRGRPRADTVRELISEGETSSSRIRCNICNRVFPREKSLQAHKRTHTGERPYLCDYPNCGKAFVQSGQLKTHQRLHTGEKPFVCSEKGCGSRFTHANRHCPKHPFSRLNREEPKAGLGKAQSVDNKAVAEWLSKYWQTREQRAPTSTKLKPQGKASAEDQEQQDPMEFLHSDEENGEEPEAMEEEKGNQGGAAKRRLQEQRERLHGALALIELANNLSP; encoded by the exons ATGGCCGACAGCAAGCATCCCCACGTCATTTTCTGCAACGACTCACCCAAAAGAGTTTTGGTTTCTGTCATCAAGACTCCGATCAAACCCAGGAAAGTGGAGACTCTGACTCCCACAAGTCCAGGTTTCAGCGACTTCATGGTCTACCCTTGGAAATGGGGGGAAAACGCCCACAATGTAACCCTGAGCCCGGGCTCGGCGAGCGGGGCCGCGTCCCCAACCGGGTCACAGACAGCCAGGGAGGCGGACACAGCTCCGTCTCCTGATCAGATCAAG GATGGCATCCGGAGAGGCCGGCCCCGAGCAGACACGGTGCGGGAGCTGATAAGCGAGGGCGAGACCTCCTCCAGCCGGATCCGATGCAACATCTGCAACCGGGTGTTCCCCAGAGAGAAGTCCCTGCAGGCTCATAAGAGAACACACACAG GAGAGAGACCCTATCTGTGCGACTACCCTAACTGCGGGAAGGCGTTTGTCCAGAGCGGTCAGCTGAAGACTCACCAGCGGCTCCACACCGGCGAAAAGCCATTTGTCTGCTCAGAGAAAG GATGTGGCAGTCGGTTCACTCATGCAAACCGTCACTGCCCCAAGCATCCTTTCTCTCGTCTGAACAGAGAAGAACCGAAGGCGGGTCTGGGAAAGGCTCAGTCTGTGGATAACAAGGCAGTGGCAGAGTGGCTTTCTAA GTACTGGCAAACCCGCGAGCAGCGTGCTCCTACATCCACCAAGTTGAAGCCGCAGGGCAAGGCGAGCGCGGAGGACCAGGAGCAGCAAGATCCCATGGAGTTCCTTCACTCTGACGAGGAGAACGGGGAGGAGCCGGAGGccatggaggaggagaagggtAACCAGGGCGGGGCGGCCAAGCGGCGCCTTCAGGAGCAGAGAGAGCGTCTCCACGGCGCCCTGGCCCTCATTGAGCTGGCCAACAACCTGTCGCCCTGA
- the slc35d2 gene encoding UDP-N-acetylglucosamine/UDP-glucose/GDP-mannose transporter: MSAEVCRETAEHPRLLKLSSALFYAGSSFLITVVNKTVLTSFRFPSYLFLGIGQMITTIVVLYLAKKSNTVKFPDFDRSVVLKIFPLPLLYVGNHVTGLASTKKLSLPMFTVLRKFTILMTMILEAYLLRKTFSRRLICSVVTIVFGAMVAASSDLAFDMEAYTFILLNDAFTAATGVYTKKKLGDQSLGKYGVLFYNSLIIVLPTLLASAFTGDLTKALLFEDWSNVAFMLCFLLSCFMGFVLMCSIVLCSFYNSALTTTVVGAIKNVAVAYIGIFVGGDYMFSWINFLGLSICMSGGIVYSYLTFNSSQPPGNNAEGTQEQKILISEDLSRKD, translated from the exons atgTCTGCGGAGGTCTGCAGGGAAACAGCGGAACATCCCAGACTCCTGAAGCTGTCATCCGCCCTGTTTTACGCCGGTAGTTCGTTTCTGATCACCGTGGTGAACAAAACCGTGCTGACCAGCttcag ATTTCCCTCCTACCTGTTCCTGGGAATTGGACAG ATGATCACTACGATTGTCGTCCTTTATTTggccaaaaagagcaacacGGTGAAGTTCCCAGACTTTGACAGGAGCGTTGTCTTAAAA attttcccTCTGCCGTTGCTGTATGTTGGAAACCATGTGACAGGACTGGCAAGCACCAAAAAGCTCAG TTTACCCATGTTTACAGTGTTACGGAAATTCACTATATTGATGACAATGATCTTGGAAGCTTATTTATTAAG aaaaacattttctagacgTTTAATTTGCAGTGTTGTGACGATAGTCTTTGGGGCCATGGTAGCTGCAAG TTCCGACCTGGCCTTTGACATGGAGGCCTACACTTTCATTCTGCTGAACGACGCCTTCACTGCAGCCACTGGTGTTTACACCAAAAAGAAACTTGGTGATCAG AGCCTTGGGAAGTACGGCGTCTTATTTTACAATTCGCTCATCATCGTCCTCCCCACTCTCTTGGCCAGTGCTTTCACTGGAGATTTAACCAAG GCTCTCTTATTTGAAGACTGGAGCAATGTTGCATTTATGTTATGCTTCCTTCTGTCCTGCTTCATGGG atttGTATTGATGTGCTCAATAGTCCTCTGCAGCTTTTATAACTCAGCACTTACAACTACGGTTGTAGGGGCCATAAAG AATGTGGCCGTAGCTTACATCGGCATTTTTGTGGGTGGAGACTACATGTTCTCATGGATTAACTTCCTCGGCCTCAGCATTTG CATGTCAGGAGGAATAGTCTATTCATACCTCACCTTCAACAGCAGCCAACCACCCGGAAATAATGCAGAAGGAACTCAAGAGCAGAAGATTCTCATTTCTGAGGATTTATCAAGGAAGGActga